In Girardinichthys multiradiatus isolate DD_20200921_A chromosome 10, DD_fGirMul_XY1, whole genome shotgun sequence, the sequence ATTTAATCTTTGCAAAGGGTTGTGaagtttattgtatttttttttatttcagtagtttattttcacatttagttcTTAAAATTAAACCTAATTTAGCAACAAGCCattaacattttgtttgtttttaaattctacTAATAAACCAAATTAAGTTTGATATTTGAATGTTGTTGAGTCTTGATTATACATTTGTTTCAGGTCTGGTTGAAAAAGAAGAGGTTTCCCTGAACTTCTACAAGCAGAAACCCGATACTATGGAgatgaaacatgaagaaaaggAAGTCAGGATCACATCCACTGCTGAAACTGTAACGAATGAAGATAATGAAGAGAAACCTCAATCCTCACTGCTtaatcaaataaaaactgaagacaTGGAGGCAGAACCTTCAACCAGCAACTCAGCTCAGTGGATAAAAACTGAAGGAGGGGACTGTGGAGGACCTGAACAAGACAGGAAACATGATCTAAATATTGATTTACAGCTAAATGCTAATGAAAATGATTCAGCCTCTTCCGAAACAGATGTAAGTAGTAATGATTACTGGCAGAAATCTGCCGGTTCTGGATCTGAAACAGAAACTGGTGAGAATGGTTGGAAGCAGACCAATGTACTTGAGCCAGGTGTGAAGAATATTGTAGGTTGTAAAACTgttgcaacatccttcagctgcTCTGAGTGCGGTAAACAGTACCGCCACAAGTGGTCCCTTAAGAAGCACCTGCGGGTCCACACTGGGGAAAAGCGTTTCCTCTGTAAAAATTGTGGTGAAACTTTCAGTGAATATGTGCAACTGAGGACACACATGAAAATACACGCAGATGAGAAACCTTTCCCCTGTGATGTTTGTGGTAAACGTTTTCGCAGAATGGGCGACCATAAGGCGCATCTAAGAGTGCATGCTGACGAAAAGCCGCTCATTTGTAGCACATGTGGAAAAGGATTTTATTATCAGATGAACCTTAACAAACACATGAAGGTCCACAGAGACAAACCTTTCAGCTGTGATCTTTGTAGTAAAACGTTTAAAGTTAAATCACGTCTTAGGATGCACATGCAAAACCACACTAAAGACAAACCGTTTAGTTGTGGGGATTGTGGGAAAAGCTTCAATTTTAAATCCCTTCTGAAGACCCATATGATCACCCATTCTGTGGGGAAACCTTTCAGCTGTGATGTTTGTGGGAAAAGGTTTCGTGCAGAAGAGCATCGTGGGACACACATGAGagtccacactggagagaaactcTTTGACTGTGGTTTCTGTAGTAAAAGATTTCTCCGCAGCGCCAATCTAAAGACGCACataagaatccacacaggagagaaaccatTTATTTGTGACTTCTGTGGAAAGAGTTTCAGTTCACAGGGAAGTCTTGTGAATCATATGGTGGTCCATGCAGCTGAAAAACCTTTtgcttgtgatgtttgtgggaaAACATTTCGTAGACCCGTAGAGCTTAAAATACACACCAGAGTgcacacaggagagaagcctTTTAGATGCGATATCTGTGGAAAACAGTTCAGTCAAAGCTCACATGCAAAGATTCACATAAGAATGCACACAGGAGAGAAATCCTGTGCTTGTCATGTTTGTGGTAAAGCTTTCTGTGAGCGGGGATCTCTTTCACAGCACATGAGAGTCCACACAGGAGAAAAACGATTTAGCTGTGGTGTCTGTGACATGCATTTTAACCGAAAATATAAGCTAACAGCTCACATGAAAACACATGCAGGAAACTCATCTGGGCCAGGATATACTGACCAGACTGGCTCATGATGACAGACTGGTTTGTGTCCTTTTGTAGCTGTCCAAATGTGGGGTTTCCTTTTGGCTTGCATAATGACAAGTGAATCATACCATctggatattttcaataaataaaatttcaaaTGGAACAGAAACCttcaattctggttttctccaaTGGTTTATTATGCTCCTGTTACATTAGCCCCTTTTCACTAGAAGCCCTAGGATttaaagccccaggatttgttttagcaaagtaataGGAATCCCAGGGAATTCTGTATGTTCTTTTTCCATGGCTTATAGAGGCCacggaccatttatttaaatcaaccCAATGACTTATGGGGAAGAtatgaagaaaactgcaatacaccttcattccagcagatggcattactTCTTTAGTCTGTTTAAAAGACTATGGGAGGTTTTCACTGAAGTCGCTGCCACACTTCGAGCCGCCATCTTGGGTGTCTCGGTATCGCTTCACGCTTTTCACAACTTTGTAACATTACATACTTTTTCGACTATGGATAAGTGTCTACAGTCGTTACAGCCTCCTGATTAGGCCACGTACCTCAAGAAAATTGCGA encodes:
- the LOC124874651 gene encoding gastrula zinc finger protein XlCGF57.1-like, encoding MFAGAPRENKGLVEKEEVSLNFYKQKPDTMEMKHEEKEVRITSTAETVTNEDNEEKPQSSLLNQIKTEDMEAEPSTSNSAQWIKTEGGDCGGPEQDRKHDLNIDLQLNANENDSASSETDVSSNDYWQKSAGSGSETETGENGWKQTNVLEPGVKNIVGCKTVATSFSCSECGKQYRHKWSLKKHLRVHTGEKRFLCKNCGETFSEYVQLRTHMKIHADEKPFPCDVCGKRFRRMGDHKAHLRVHADEKPLICSTCGKGFYYQMNLNKHMKVHRDKPFSCDLCSKTFKVKSRLRMHMQNHTKDKPFSCGDCGKSFNFKSLLKTHMITHSVGKPFSCDVCGKRFRAEEHRGTHMRVHTGEKLFDCGFCSKRFLRSANLKTHIRIHTGEKPFICDFCGKSFSSQGSLVNHMVVHAAEKPFACDVCGKTFRRPVELKIHTRVHTGEKPFRCDICGKQFSQSSHAKIHIRMHTGEKSCACHVCGKAFCERGSLSQHMRVHTGEKRFSCGVCDMHFNRKYKLTAHMKTHAGNSSGPGYTDQTGS